In Candidatus Krumholzibacteriia bacterium, one DNA window encodes the following:
- a CDS encoding dihydrofolate reductase family protein: protein MHDRRVVYYVATSLDGFVAREDGAVDWLSTDEDLGFEAFCDTVDTVLMGRRTYEQVLGFGDYPYGDKKGYVFSRTRAGEVDEHVRFLDDTPESVVAALRDAPGGHLWLVGGGELAASFLAAGLIDELRVAIHPIVLGSGRPLFDGAACEHHFELAGVDRHPNGLLQCEYVRVDPGAGRERVDPSIRALWNTYLERNDQDPAHTPWTFTADRFGDSQELADELCNLILTGRKRATAPSVAELEATGRPLPRVGDHTVVLDGRGVARAIVRTTRVRVCAFEHVTRAFAGREGEGDGSLENWRRDHQAYYERVLAASGRHFSPNMDVVCEEFELVFGPRDLLAGLVDDD, encoded by the coding sequence GTGCACGATCGCCGGGTCGTCTACTACGTCGCCACCAGTCTCGACGGCTTCGTCGCCCGTGAGGACGGAGCCGTCGATTGGCTCTCCACCGACGAGGACCTCGGCTTCGAGGCCTTCTGCGACACCGTCGACACCGTGCTCATGGGACGGCGAACCTACGAGCAGGTCCTCGGATTCGGCGACTACCCCTACGGCGACAAGAAGGGCTACGTGTTCAGCCGAACCCGCGCGGGCGAGGTCGACGAACACGTTCGCTTCCTCGACGACACCCCGGAGTCGGTGGTCGCAGCTCTGCGCGACGCCCCGGGCGGCCATCTCTGGCTGGTCGGGGGCGGCGAGTTGGCGGCGTCCTTCCTCGCGGCGGGCCTGATCGACGAGCTGCGCGTGGCGATCCATCCGATCGTGCTCGGGAGCGGGCGTCCCCTCTTCGACGGCGCGGCCTGTGAACACCACTTCGAGCTCGCCGGAGTCGACCGCCATCCGAACGGGCTGCTACAGTGCGAGTACGTCCGTGTGGACCCGGGCGCCGGGCGGGAACGGGTCGACCCTTCGATCCGCGCGCTCTGGAACACCTATCTCGAGCGGAACGACCAGGACCCCGCGCACACCCCCTGGACCTTCACGGCCGATCGCTTCGGCGACAGCCAGGAGCTCGCCGACGAACTCTGCAATCTGATCCTGACCGGCCGCAAGCGCGCCACGGCGCCCAGCGTGGCCGAACTCGAGGCCACCGGACGACCCCTACCACGCGTGGGCGACCACACCGTGGTCCTCGACGGCCGCGGTGTCGCCCGGGCCATCGTGCGCACCACGAGGGTTCGGGTGTGTGCCTTCGAGCACGTCACCCGTGCGTTCGCCGGTCGCGAGGGCGAGGGCGACGGCAGCCTCGAGAACTGGCGACGCGACCACCAGGCGTACTACGAACGCGTCCTCGCGGCGTCCGGACGCCACTTCTCGCCGAACATGGACGTGGTGTGCGAGGAGTTCGAACTGGTCTTCGGCCCCCGCGACCTGTTGGCCGGCCTGGTCGACGACGACTGA
- a CDS encoding NYN domain-containing protein — protein sequence MAERVAIFVDGANVYFAQKEALGWWIEWPRFLAAMREGRELVAARWYQAYNRTPEPEQERFLHHLTLIGFSIRKKVLKQVFDRTSGTYHMKGSLDIELAIDALSEADHYDTAVFVTGDSDFVPLLETLQRRGKRVMVAATPQNVAVELRQQVGVNFIDLNDLRDAVESDKRPPEPRERRENGTQAQAPSRAAADEDEYDDEYEDEYDDEYDEYDDEYDDEYEPGMAPEPIDPESIDLPEVGDVVECRVQTVKKYGVFLDLHQHAKTLLHVKDMNRGFVPDAGAYYEVGQEIPVRVVSIDRRKSPPEVRVAILTAETEASES from the coding sequence ATGGCCGAACGTGTGGCCATCTTCGTCGATGGCGCCAACGTCTATTTCGCCCAGAAGGAAGCACTCGGCTGGTGGATCGAATGGCCGCGATTCCTCGCGGCCATGCGTGAAGGCCGTGAGCTGGTGGCGGCGCGTTGGTACCAGGCCTACAACCGCACTCCGGAACCCGAGCAGGAGCGCTTCCTGCACCACCTGACCCTGATCGGATTCTCCATCCGCAAGAAGGTGCTGAAGCAGGTCTTCGACCGGACGTCGGGCACCTACCACATGAAGGGCAGCCTGGACATCGAACTGGCGATCGACGCACTCAGCGAGGCCGACCACTACGACACGGCGGTCTTCGTCACCGGCGACAGCGACTTCGTCCCGCTCCTCGAGACCCTGCAACGCCGGGGCAAGCGCGTGATGGTGGCCGCCACGCCCCAGAACGTGGCGGTGGAACTGCGACAGCAGGTCGGCGTGAACTTCATCGACCTCAACGACCTGCGCGACGCAGTCGAGAGCGACAAACGTCCGCCAGAGCCGCGGGAGCGGCGCGAGAACGGCACCCAGGCCCAAGCCCCCTCGAGGGCAGCCGCCGATGAAGACGAGTACGACGACGAGTACGAAGACGAATACGACGACGAGTACGACGAGTACGATGACGAGTACGACGACGAATACGAACCGGGCATGGCACCGGAACCCATCGACCCCGAGTCGATCGACCTCCCCGAGGTGGGCGACGTGGTCGAGTGCCGTGTGCAGACGGTCAAGAAGTACGGGGTGTTCCTCGACCTGCATCAGCACGCCAAGACCCTGCTGCACGTGAAGGACATGAACCGCGGCTTCGTACCCGATGCCGGCGCCTACTACGAGGTGGGACAGGAGATCCCCGTGCGCGTGGTCAGCATCGACCGCAGGAAGTCACCCCCCGAGGTCCGCGTGGCCATCCTGACGGCCGAGACCGAGGCCAGCGAGTCTTGA